The Thermonema lapsum genome window below encodes:
- a CDS encoding alpha/beta fold hydrolase translates to MELQVKKQGKYTYIDEGQGEVMLLLHGLFGALSNWKDVVNAFSDRYRVVIPMMPIYELSPHKAGIDSLTKFIADFIEDFDLHDLTLLGNSLGGHIALNYTLHYPERVKRLVLTGSSGLFENTMGGSYPKRGSYDYIKERVEYTFYDPATATPELVEEVFNVTRSIPKCMNIVAIAKSAQRHNMAKDLPNIKVPTLLIWGLNDTITPPHVAHDFARLLPNAELKFIDKCCHAPMMERPEKFNSILEQFLQKTKETALRLHDS, encoded by the coding sequence ATGGAATTACAAGTGAAGAAACAAGGAAAGTACACATACATAGACGAGGGACAAGGTGAAGTGATGTTGTTGCTGCACGGGCTTTTCGGTGCGCTCAGCAACTGGAAAGACGTCGTGAACGCTTTCTCTGACCGCTACCGTGTAGTCATTCCTATGATGCCTATTTATGAGCTTTCACCCCACAAAGCAGGCATCGACTCACTAACAAAGTTCATTGCCGATTTTATCGAAGATTTCGACTTGCATGACTTAACTCTGCTGGGCAATTCTTTGGGCGGTCATATCGCACTCAACTACACTTTGCATTATCCTGAGCGAGTCAAGCGCCTAGTGCTCACCGGCAGCTCCGGACTTTTTGAAAACACCATGGGTGGCTCTTATCCCAAACGGGGCTCTTACGATTACATCAAAGAGCGGGTAGAGTACACTTTCTATGACCCTGCCACCGCCACCCCCGAGCTGGTGGAAGAGGTGTTCAACGTAACCCGCAGCATTCCCAAGTGTATGAATATTGTAGCCATTGCCAAGTCGGCACAACGTCATAATATGGCAAAAGACTTGCCCAATATTAAGGTGCCCACCCTTTTGATTTGGGGTTTGAATGACACTATCACGCCTCCCCATGTGGCGCATGATTTTGCACGGCTTTTACCCAATGCCGAGTTAAAGTTTATAGATAAGTGTTGTCATGCACCCATGATGGAGCGCCCCGAAAAGTTTAATTCTATTTTAGAACAGTTTTTGCAAAAGACTAAAGAAACAGCACTTAGATTACATGATAGTTGA